In Jaculus jaculus isolate mJacJac1 chromosome 11, mJacJac1.mat.Y.cur, whole genome shotgun sequence, the following proteins share a genomic window:
- the LOC123464416 gene encoding integrator complex subunit 12-like, giving the protein MTFENLGKPTDVSPKVFAVAAAVNLELDPIFLKALGFLHSKSKDSVEKLKALLDESLARGIDSSYRPTQKDVEQPKISSVKSISIKQEPKTSAGLPSGNNNGKVLTTEKIKKEAEKRPADKLKLEVTEGVDIPKKPRLEKPETRSSPITVQTSKDLAMADLSSFEETSADDFAMEMGLACVVCRQMTVASGNQLVECQECHNLYHQECHKPQVTDKEVNDPRLVWYCVRCTRQMKRMAQKTQKPPQKPAPTVVSVVPAIKDPLVKKPETKLKQETTFLAFKRTEVKTSTVISGNSSSNNVSSSVTSGLTGWAAFAAKTSSAGPSTAKLSSTAQNNSGKPTTSSATQKPVGLTSLATSTKGGISSKIGSGTSTSPTVPLKPLPPLTLGKTGLSRSVSCDNVSKVGLPSPSSLVPGNSSQLSGNGNSATSGPSGSATSKTTSESSSTPSASLKGPTSQESQLNAMKRLQMVKKKAAQKKFKK; this is encoded by the exons ATGACATTTGAGAATCTGGGTAAACCTACTG ACGTGTCCCCTaaggtgtttgcagtggctgctgcTGTGAACTTAGAACTTGATCCCATTTTTTTGAAGGCACTAGGCTTCTTACATTCAAAGAGTAAAGATTCTGTGGAAAAGCTAAAAGCACTGCTTGATGAGTCTTTGGCTCGGGGCATTGATTCAAGTTATCGTCCAACTCAGAAGGATGTGGAACAACCCAAAATTTCAAGTGTAAAATCTATTTCTATTAAACAAGAACCCAAAACATCAGCTGGTCTTCCTTCTGGCAATAATAATGGCAAAGTCCTCACAactgaaaagataaagaaggaagcTGAGAAGAGACCTGCTGATAAACTGAAATTAGAAGTCACTGAAGGAGTTGATATTCCAAAGAAACCAAGATTGGAGAAACCTGAGACACGATCCTCTCCCATTACTGTCCAAACCAGCAAGGATCTAGCTATGGCTGACCTTTCCAGTTTTGAAGAGACAAGTGCTGATGATTTTGCCATGGAGATGGGATTGGCTTGTGTTGTTTGTAGGCAAATGACGGTGGCATCTGGTAATCAATTAGTAGAATGTCAGGAGTGCCATAATCTCTACCACCAAGAATGCCATAAACCCCAAGTGACAGACAAGGAAGTGAATGATCCTCGCCTGGTGTGGTATTGTGTGCGATGTACCAGACAAATGAAAAGAATggctcaaaaaactcaaaaaccacCACAGAAACCAGCCCCTACCGTTGTTTCAGTAGTTCCAGCTATCAAGGATCCGTTAGTTAAGAAACCAGAAACTAAACTCAAACAAGAGACTACTTTCCTAGCATTCAAAAGAACAGAAGTCAAGACATCCACagttatttcaggaaattcttctaGTAACAATGTTTCCTCTTCAGTAACTAGTGGCCTAACTGGGTGGGCAGCTTTTGCAGCCAAAACTTCCTCTGCTGGTCCATCAACAGCTAAATTGAGTTCAACAGCACAAAATAATAGTGGGAAACCTACTACCTCATCAGCTACCCAGAAGCCTGTGGGTTTGACTAGTCTGGCAACATCAACCAAAGGTGGAATTAGTTCCAAAATAGGTTCCGGTACCAGCACCTCTCCCACTGTACCACTGAAGCCACTTCCACCTCTAACCCTGGGGAAAACAGGCCTTAGTCGCTCAGTTAGTTGTGACAATGTCAGCAAAGTAGGTCTTCCAAGTCCCAGTAGTTTGGTTCCAGGAAATAGCAGCCAACTGAGTGGGAATGGAAATAGTGCTACCTCAGGGCCCAGTGGAAGTGCCACCAGCAAAACCACTTCAGAATCCAGCAGCACTCCCTCAGCATCTCTCAAAGGTCCAACTTCACAAGAGTCACAGCTTAATGCTATGAAGCGATTGCAGATGGTCAAGAAGAAAGCTGCCCAGAAGAAATTCAAGAAGTGA